The following coding sequences lie in one Monomorium pharaonis isolate MP-MQ-018 chromosome 1, ASM1337386v2, whole genome shotgun sequence genomic window:
- the LOC105833434 gene encoding transcription factor Sox-11-B, with the protein MLPLQSEPKSKPIFGSQFVSKDSLTPYSDATQTKKNSPNRIKRPMNAFMVWSQMERRKICEVQPDMHNAEISKTLGKRWKELTDEEKSPFVREAETLRLLHQKEYPTYKYRPRKKTSKSDGLVSKAKERKRSRKTECPSSPSTSPSASISTPSNSPTSMLASSSLSPLSPISAAPAASHVARTRNDNNNNVQQQMSKKPTKRLQTQSNVKQSKLISKLTLNTVKMEMETPQYMLPTDADYTSTPATVAAKVPTSPCGTPNSPESAHLGESYNPENVTPNNTSLCNMAPITMKQEPKLEPKLEPLESMELDQTNFASKDICLDIDLPAMMRTDNRGYCQTNLTSAVRQTNFNVKREPLESMNSVAQMMQLQSSVVSTVPTTTPIGTLFDENFLDNDEETFKDLTIYEDPNQPLNDLDLWKEEDFTEEFSFSRSPEEIMAIFKLCSNYNPSDEGY; encoded by the coding sequence ACGAAGAAGAACAGTCCTAATCGCATCAAGAGACCCATGAATGCGTTCATGGTCTGGTCGCAAATGGAGCGTAGGAAGATCTGCGAGGTGCAGCCTGATATGCATAACGCCGAAATCAGTAAAACATTAGGGAAGAGATGGAAGGAGTTGACGGATGAAGAAAAGTCTCCGTTCGTACGGGAGGCCGAGACACTTAGGCTGTTGCATCAGAAAGAGTATCCAACTTACAAGTACCGGCCCAGGAAGAAGACCTCGAAATCCGACGGGCTCGTTTCGAAGGCAAAGGAGAGGAAGAGATCGCGAAAAACGGAGTGCCCGTCGTCACCGTCCACATCGCCGTCGGCATCGATATCGACGCCCTCGAACAGCCCGACTTCGATGCTGGCCAGTTCGTCCTTGTCACCGCTGTCGCCGATCTCCGCGGCGCCTGCTGCTAGTCACGTTGCCAGGACCagaaacgataataataacaacgtCCAACAGCAAATGTCGAAGAAACCAACGAAAAGGCTCCAGACTCAATCGAATGTTAAACAGTCTAAGTTGATCTCCAAGTTAACTTTGAATACTGTAAAAATGGAGATGGAGACGCCACAGTATATGCTGCCCACTGATGCGGATTACACCTCAACCCCGGCAACAGTCGCTGCCAAGGTGCCCACCAGCCCCTGCGGTACCCCTAACTCGCCCGAGTCTGCCCACCTCGGTGAGAGCTACAATCCCGAGAATGTCACGCCCAACAATACGTCGCTCTGCAACATGGCTCCTATCACGATGAAGCAGGAACCAAAGTTGGAACCGAAGTTGGAGCCGTTGGAGTCGATGGAATTGGACCAGACCAATTTCGCCTCGAAGGACATATGTCTGGATATAGACTTGCCAGCGATGATGCGAACGGACAATCGCGGTTACTGTCAAACGAATTTGACTTCCGCTGTCCGGCAGACGAATTTCAACGTGAAGCGGGAGCCGTTGGAATCTATGAACTCCGTCGCTCAGATGATGCAACTGCAATCGTCCGTCGTGTCGACCGTTCCTACAACGACGCCGATAGGCACGCTTTTCGACGAGAACTTCCTTGACAATGATGAGGAGACCTTCAAGGACCTCACGATTTATGAAGACCCTAACCAACCTTTAAACGACCTGGATTTATGGAAGGAAGAGGATTTCACGGAGGAATTCTCGTTTTCTCGCAGTCCCGAAGAAATCATGGCCATATTCAAATTATGTTCAAATTATAATCCATCTGACGAAGGCTATTGA